The genomic window GTAGGCCACGCTCTGGGAGACGATCTCCGTCCAGCGTCCCTGGAGAAAAGTCAGCACGCCTTTGACCAGGGTGAGGCCCAGCAGGCCCAGCACGGACCCGGTCAGCAGGTTGAGGTCATGGCCGCCGATGCCCTGGTCCACGATCCAGCGGATGAACTGGGGGATGGTCAGGGCCAGGCCGGTGATGGCCACCATGCAGGCGTAGGCGGCGGCCGTGGTGCGCCAGTGGGGGCGCAGGTAACTGAAACAACGCAAGAGAATGTGCCAGTCCGTCAGCTTCTGAACCCCCTGGGGGGAAGGAATGGGTACACTGTCACCTGGCTGGCTCTTCATGTCACGTCTCTTTCTTCATGCTCCATGCCGACTACCGTCTACCGTCTACTGACTACTGACTACCGAATACAGTAGTCGGTAGACAGTAGTCGGTTGTCAGTAGACGATGGCTGGCTCCCGGGGGGACAGCCCATCGGGGTCGTTGATTTGGGCGCCCGGTGGTGGCGGTACGGGCCCGTGCAGGAGCGGGTCGTCGGTCTCCTCCATCCACCGCTGCAGCCGTGCTTGCAGCTCGCTACGTACCTCCTGCAGGCCGGGCTCGTCCACCAGGTTACAGGTTTCGTTAGGGTCGAAAACCAGATCGTAGAGCTGTTCGGCGGCCACCTCCCGTTCCCGCCAGCCGGCCTGCAGCCAGACGTCCTTGCTGGGGCTGTCGTCGCAATTGGGCAGCACCGGCCGTCGCCGGTCGCCGAAACGGCGGATGTACTTGTAGCGCTGGGTGCGAATGGCCCGCTGGGGCTCGTAGGCGGCGTGGTAGGTGACCTCGGCGAAGATGGCGTCGTGGATCTCCGTCACTTCGCCCCGGATCACGGGCAGGAGCGAATGGCCCTGAAGCCAGGGCGGCGGCTCCAGGCCAATAAGTTCGCACAGGGTCGGGAAGAGGTCGATGTGGGAGACCATGGCGTCGCAGACCTGGCCGCCGGTGAAGCCGCCGGGCCCCCGCAGGATCAGGGAGACGCCGATGCCGTGGTCGGTCAGGTTGCACTTCATGCCCGGGAAGGCCAGCCCGTGGTCGGTGGTGTAGATGACCAGGGTCTCTTGGGCCAGGCCGGCCGCGTCCAGCGCCTCCAGCACCTGTCCCACGCCGTCGTCCAGGGCCCGGGCGCTGGCCTTGTAGGCCGCCATGTCCTGGCGGACGGCCGGTGTGTCGGGCAGCGGCGCCGGCGGCAGGCAGTAGTCCGGGTTGTCCACGGGTTCGGGAAACTCCCGGTGGGTCTCGAAGAAACCCACGTCCAGGAAAAAGGGCTGGGTCGGCCGGCTGCGCAGAAACTCCGCTGCCGCTGGCGCCACATCCTGCGCGTGGCGGCTGGCGGTGGGCAGGATAGTGTCGTAGCCGATGGTGGATGCGTCCCGGGCCACGTGTTGCACGCCGCACAGGATGGAGCGATAGCCGGCCCGGCGCAGGGTGTGGACCAGGTGCTGGCCGTAGTCGTGGAGGGCGAAGCCCCGGTGGGCCAGCCCCAACATGCCGCTGCTGTGGGGCGCCTGGCCGGTCAGCA from Litorilinea aerophila includes these protein-coding regions:
- a CDS encoding sulfatase family protein, translated to MSTPNILYLHSHDTGRYIQPYGHAVATPHLQRLAEEGVLFRRAFCAAPTCSPSRAALLTGQAPHSSGMLGLAHRGFALHDYGQHLVHTLRRAGYRSILCGVQHVARDASTIGYDTILPTASRHAQDVAPAAAEFLRSRPTQPFFLDVGFFETHREFPEPVDNPDYCLPPAPLPDTPAVRQDMAAYKASARALDDGVGQVLEALDAAGLAQETLVIYTTDHGLAFPGMKCNLTDHGIGVSLILRGPGGFTGGQVCDAMVSHIDLFPTLCELIGLEPPPWLQGHSLLPVIRGEVTEIHDAIFAEVTYHAAYEPQRAIRTQRYKYIRRFGDRRRPVLPNCDDSPSKDVWLQAGWREREVAAEQLYDLVFDPNETCNLVDEPGLQEVRSELQARLQRWMEETDDPLLHGPVPPPPGAQINDPDGLSPREPAIVY